In Thermoplasmata archaeon, the genomic window CTTCGTGTAGTTTTGGATTTTTGGTATTAACTCTCTTGCTAGAACTCAAATATGAGTTATCTATTGTATTCATTATTTCTTTTCTTCTTCAATTTACTCTTCTCTCTGTAACCAAAAGGTTATAACTTTTTAGTTATCTTATGGAGAAAGTCGATTAGTAGATATCAAAGTTAGAATTATATATTAAATATTTTAACAATAATGTAGCACTAATGCAAAAATCCTTTCTTCTCAGAATATAAAGATTTGGATTTATGGTATAATCTACCATCTCCAAGTCTCAGTAATGGCTAATCTTTATCGCCCTTCTCGTGCGGGTTCTATACAAAAAAATTAAATACACCCATAATAATACAACGCTGGTGGTTTTATATGCTCGCAATAAAAATCCAGCAGAAAGACGGTGTTTTTTATTTCGTAAATTATCGTGCAGAAGACATTCTGGAAAAAGTCAGGTTCATGACTAGGTAATATCTGGAAGGGGAAGAGTTGCCTATGGAGAGTCCTAGTAAGAAAGAAGAGAACGATGAGATTGTAGAATTTATCTCAAAGATTGAAAAAACAGATAAGGCATTCCAGCGAATGTTAATTCGCAGAAAGGTCAGAGATATAAGAGATTTTTATAGAAATGCTAATGAGCAGCCGCTGATCCCAGGTGCAATTCTGTTGTACACTCCTGAAAAACTCGATTTCAAACCATTGGAAAACTATGATACTGTTGGCAACCTCACCGAGCCGAGAGAAAAATACTATATTATCGATGGACAGCATAGATTAGCTGGACTTTATTTTTATGCCAAAGAGAATTCTGAAAATATAAAAAACATATATGTGCCAGTAATGATTTTTGATGGGCGTCAGGAAGATTTCGCCGCCGAAATGTTTGTAATCATAAATTCCACTCATACCAAAATAAACAAATCCCATTTAGTGGACTTAATGGAGAAAGTGACCTTTAGTACTAGCAAGGAGAAAAAACTCGCTGCTAAAGTTGTCATTGGTCTGTATGAGGATGCAAGGTCTCCATTGAGATACAAGATAAACAGATTGGGCGGAAGGAGCAGACAGGAAAAATGGATCTTACAATCGGAACTCTTCAATGAAATTTACAAACTTGTGAATGACGAAAAGATACGGAAAAAATTTGGTGATGTCTCTTGGTTTGATTCGAAAATCACCTGCACGGTGACAGAATTATTTATCGACTGGTTCAAAGCTGTATCCAATGTATTCTCCCCAGAATGGGGCGATAAAAAATACATGATTACTGAAAGCGTGACCCTAAAAGCTTTTGTCAGGGTATTAGGCGAACTTCTAAAAGACAACACTACCTTTGACGAATGGATGCGTGATAAAGCACCCAGGGTTTTTGAGCAAAAAATTGCAAAGTGGTCTAATATCAAAAACAAATTCAGAAGAGATGGGTTTTATGAGAGATACCCTGCAAAAGGACAAGTGGAGAGAGTAAAAATAATAAAAGACGATTTGATTAGAAATATGTAATGAATTAAAAATCATATGAAAAATCGTTACTTGTTTCTGGAGTGTACATTTTCCATTTTTAGAAAAAAATTGAAAATTTTTCCATTTTTGGAAAATGGGTCTAAGGTAGCCAGCACTGTTTACCTTCCCCTCAGCCACGCATCTATGTCCTTTGCAGCCCGCTTTCCAGCACCCATCGCACTGATTACCGTTGCAGAGCCAGTCACAGCATCTCCACCAGCCCAAACCCTATCCTTCTTTGTCTTTCCTGTCTTCTCATCCGTCACAAGGGTTCCATGCTTTGTAGTCTCAAGTCCAGGTGTCGTTGAAGAAACCAATGGATTGGGACTTGTCCCGAGAGCAACAATCACCGCATCCACTTCCATTGTGAACTCACTGTTTGGCTTCGGAATCGGTTTTCTTCTTCCAGAAGCATCTGGCTCACCCAGCATCATTTCGTAGCACTCCATTGCCTTAACCCAGCCCTTCTCATCTCCAATGAACCGCTTCGGATTTGTCAGGAACTTAAAGATAATGCCTTCCTCCTCTGCATTTTCTACTTCCTCAGCTCTTGCAGGCATCTCTGCTTTTCCCCGTCTATAAACCACATATACCTCCTCATAACCAATCCTTTTTGCACACCTCGCTGCATCCATTGCCACATTTCCGCCACCAATCACCGCCACTCGCTTCCCCTTCTTCACTGGAGTATCATACTCAGGGAAAAGATACGCCTTCATCAAATTGATTCTTGTGAGAAACTCATTTGCAGAATAAATTCCATTCAGATTCTCGCCCGGAATATTCAAAAACATTGGAAGGCCAGCACCTGTGCCTAGAAACACTGCATCGTATTTCTGCAAAAGCTCATCCACTGTAACCATTCTTCCTATCACTGTATCCAGTCGGATTTCAACACCGAGCGAGGCCACATAATCCACCTCCTCCTGCACTATCTGTTTTGGCAATCTGAACTCTGGAATCCCGTACATCAACACGCCACCTGCATAATGCAACGCATCGAAAATTGTCACTCTATGCCCCATCTTTGCAAGGTCTGCAGCACAGGTAAGTCCGGCGGGCCCAGAACCCACAACCGCCACCTTTTTTCCAGTTGGCGGTGCAATCTCATCCTTTGGAACCATATCTGGATGTGCTCTTGCCCAGTCAGCCACAAACCTTTCCAGTGCTCCAATTGCAATTGGTGCATTTTTCTTTGCCAGCGTGCACACGGCCTCGCACTGCTTTTCCTGCGGACACACTCTACCACAGATTCCAGGTAGTGCATTCGTCTTCTTCAGAACTCTAACCGCCTCAACAAAATTTCTTTCCTTGATTGCCTTGATAAAGCCGGGAATGTCGTTATTCACTGGGCAGCCGTCAATGCAGGGATGCTTCGGACATTGCAGACACCGTTCCGCTTCCTTAACAGCCAGGTCCTCCGTGAAACCCAAAGCCACCTCATTGAAGTTCTTTACTCTCTCCTCTGGCTTCTGCTTTGGTAGATGCGTTCTCTCAAGATTCAACTTTGCCATTTACTGCACCCCCTTCATCTGGTTTTCCCACAGCTGGAGCGAGAGCTTCTCCTCTTCCAGATAAATTCTCTGTCTTGCCATAAACTCATTCCAATCCACAAGATGTCCATCAAAGTCAGGTCCATGGACACACGCAAACTTTGTCTCTCCGCCCACTGTCACCCTACAGCAGCCGCACATTCCAGTTCCATCAACCATGATTGGATTCAAGCTCACAACCGTCTTTACATTGAATGGCTTTGTTGTAGCTGCACAGAACTTCATCATAATTGCTGGCCCAACAGCAAACACCAGGTTCACTTTTTCCCGCTCCAGCACTTCCTTCAGCGGCTCTGTGACAACCCCTTTTCTTCCGTAACTTCCATCATCTGTGGTAACAATCAACTCATCACTCACGCTTCGCATTTTATTCTCCCAGAAAAGCAAGTCCTTTGTTCTCGCACCCATTATATTAATCACCTTGTTACCTGCACTTTTCATTGCTCTGGCAACTGCAAAAGCAGGTGCGACACCAACACCGCCACCCACGCAAACTACAGTACCAAACTTTTCCACATGTGTGGGAGCACCTAAAGGTCCAATCAAATCTGGGACGCAATCGCACTCCTTCAGCAACCCCATCTGCTTTGTTGTCTTCCCGATTTCCATGAACACGAGTGTAATTGTTCCTTTGCTCTTGTCCCAATCTGCTAGCGTCAATGGAATTCGCTCACCCTTTTCGTGAATTCGCACCATCACGAACTGCCCTGCTTGCGCCCTCTCTGCAATCAATGGAGCTGTAACTTCCCATAAATTTATATTCTGAGCTAACCTTTCCTTCCTCACAATCTGAAACTTGCATTCAGGCCATATTGCTTCCCTGCTGCAACTGCAGCTTTTTTCATTTTGATGCATGGAAATCCACCTCTGCAATTTGGGTGAACTTCATGGAAGATAAATATTTTTGGTTTACTTATAAAAAGAGGGAAAAAACACTGGCTATGGGGTCAGGTACCGAAAACCGATAACTCGAGTTTATTCTCCTACCAATTACATTTGTTTATGAACATCATCATTTTCTGGAAATTTTCCTGAAACAACCTTGGATCTCGAGACCGCATACCCAAGGGTCTAAGGCGGTGCATGATCGTCATACTTTTCTCTCTATTCAAGGTCTCCTTATCCCAATCCACTCCAACATCTTTAGCTAGGGTTCTGATTGTATTTTCCGCCTGAGTTCTATCGCCATTCATTACCGCAGTCAAACAAAGTGTCATCGCTTCCTTTAATTCCACTGGAGTTATCTTCTCCTTAGCCATCAGCTCTTCAATCGTGGTCAAATTTATTCCTCCATTCTATAACATTCTGTTGAGCTTAGAAGAAGAACGCCATATATATTATTTTGCTATTTCTTGCTATTTGCACGGAGCAACGCGTACTTTTCCTCGCCCATAGCCACCTTTCGCTTCCCCTCTTCTTCCCTCCCGAGTGCAATTTCTGCCTTTCCAAGATTAATCAATGCAGGTGCTTCGAGCAACTCCAGATCTAGTTTCTCAGCAATCTTCAAAGCTTTCGATGCAAGCGTCTCTGCCTCCTCTGGCTTCTCCTCCAGCAAAACATGTGCAAGATTCACAGCTGCAAACCCATAATTTATCAACTCTCCAGTATCCTCTGTTTCCTTCAAAACATTATGAAGCAATGCTGCTGCCTTTTCTCTCTTGCCTAAATTTACTTCTGAAATTGCTAAGTTTATCCTGATTTTGTTCTTAATTCCACCATCTGGTGTTGCCTCAATCGCCCGCTCAAAATATCCGACTGCTTGCTCATAGTCCCCCTTATCCATCAACAAATTTCCAAGCTCTGCAAGGGCAATGCCCTGCTCTGCACCTGCAGCAAGTGCATCCAAGAATACTTCCATCGCTTTGTCCAACTCACCCATTCCCGCATATGCCCTTCCTTTCACTAGCAGAAACTTCGGATGCTGGAACCTTCTATAACCTTTATCAGCAACCTCAATCGCTCTCGCAAAATCCATGCCTAAATTGTAAGCCCTTGCAAGAATGTAAGATTTTTCCATTTCCCAGAATTTAGGAAGCTTTTCCTTAATCCCAGAAAGAATTTCAATAGCATGCATCCATTCGCCCTTCCTCACTGCAAGTTCTGCCCGCATACACTCAATTTCCCCTCTCTCCAGTTTCCTCAGTTTCTCAACTACCGTCTCGAGAAAACCTGTCTCAAACATGCCTATTATTTCACTGAAATGCTCTGCTAGAAATGCGGCCAAAACCTCATAATTTTCTGTTTCAACCAGCACACGCATACCCACTTTCAGAGCTGGAGCCTCACTTAACTTACCAACAAGTTCCCAGATTTCCTTACCCAGTGCTTGTCGCTCCTGTGCGCCCATTGCCCCGACCACAAAATCTCTGAGCAGTGGATGCACATAGCAGGAATTTTCAACCCAGTAAACCAAGCCCTTTCTTTCAAGTCCCATCACCTCAGCAATTCCAAGTTGTTCCCACAACAATGGAACTTCACCTGCTAAAGCAAGGACCTGGAGGACATGTTTCTCACTTGCACTCAATTTTGAAAACACCTCGTCAAACAGATATTTCCAGTTTGCCACCGTGCCTCCTTTTGCAAGCAAGAGCATCATGAGTGGATGCCCACCTGCCTTCGCATAAATCTCGCTCCTCTGTTCTCGTTCATTAACTCCTTCTTTTGCCAGCAACAATACACTGGCGCTCTCATCAAGTGCTGGAAGTTGAATCTCAACCATTTGACCAGAGGCAACATCCCTCTCGGTATAAAAGCTGGGTCTCTCCCTAGTCGCAACAATCAGCTTCACATTCTCGGCGAGAAAATTTCGTAGTTCCTCCTGCATTGTCCATAGGTTCTGAATATTATCCATACAAACTGTAAGCCCGTTCATTTCCTCAATTGCAAGCGCTCTAACTTCTGGACTGTAACCATTTCGCTGAAGATTTTTCTTCAATCGGAACCTGCCCTTCTTCGCAAGCCCATTTGCTAGAGTAGTATAAAATTCACTAAGAGAGCTTACTGGCTGTGGAAAATCTATATAAGGCAATGCATGAAGTTGAGCGATGTAGAGCAGAAGATGGGTTTTTCCGATGCCTGGCAGTCCATAAATCACAAGGATTCTCCCATTCCCAGTTGCCAGAAACTCATTCACCTTCTTTATCTCTAAATCTCTCCCGAACAATTCAATTGTTCTTTTTTCCAGAACTCGCTCTGATTTTCCAGCAATTCTTTGCATTAGCGTCTGGAGGTCATCAACTGCCTCAGGCATCTCTGCCTTAATCTTTGCTATCAATGGCTTCGCACTTTCCTTTCCCTTTTCAGTCAAAAAATACACATTTTTTCTGCGCAAGCCCCTGCTCACATGTGCAAGCTTCGAATAAACCACACCTGCCTCTCTCATTTCCTTCAGCACTGCGGAAACATGGGCTCTAGGTGCATAAACTGCCTCTGCAATTCCTTCCTGCGAGATAGCATCTGGTACCTCGAAATCGTTTTCGTATCTGGAATATAGAGAAAGATGAACCAGAATCCGCTCTCTTGTCACAAGATTCATTTTTTACCTCTTTGGCTGCTGTCAATGTGTTTCTCAACATAGTCATAGTATTCCTCGTCTTCCTCCTCTGCTCCATAAATCCCAAATACCATGCCTCTCCATTTCAACCCCCAGCCAGCATAATGGTAGATGACGAAAACAAGCAGGAACATCGTAAAGCCAGCGAGAAGGGCTGGCACTGGATGATACCAGAGAAAGTAGCCCCCAACTCCAGAAACAATACCAACTATCAAGGCAAACCAGAGCACCACTCTGTCTGTTCGTTTGTCCAGCATGATTCAACCTACAGATTTGTGTCAAAGTATTCCTGGAGTTCTTCAACAACGAGGCCTAGCAATTCTTCCAGTGACTTACTCTTCAGCGTAGAAACCTGTCCGTTGTTGTACTCTATTTTTGCCTTGAATTCCCGCTCTTTCGTAAACTCCACACTTACGATTACATCTTCCAATGTTCCAAACCTCCATATGGCAAGATAAAAAAACAGTATTTAAAACATGTGGGTTATGCGTGTTCCTTGTGGGGGATTCCATTGCGTTTTTCTCCTTGTGCAACAATATTCCCCATTTCTGTCACTTCATACTTTTTCTGCAAATTGATAAATATTCTTTTTCGTTTACATGCCTGAATGTCAACTATTAGATTACCACCTGAGTTTGTTGCCAGAGAAAATGAGTTTGGGTTTCTAAAACGAAGGCTGGAGAATGCAATGCATGGTGCTGGCTCCACAATTTTTATTGGTGGGGAGAGTGGTGTGGGCAAGACACGACTTGTTGAGGAACTTATTGCAGTTGCAGAGCAAAATGGGTTTCAGGTCTTCAGAGGACAGTGTTTTCTCGAATCCCTAGCCCCCTATGCACCCATCTCCGCAATGTTAAAGGAGGCGGAACTGGAACATCTTCTGGCACTGAAAGATTTTGAAGGTTGCCGTGTGCATCTCAACGATGCGGGGGAAATCGCTGGTGAGATTTCTGCAAAGGATGTTGAGGCACAATTTTTGTTAATTTCTGGTAGGCTTCTCAGTGCAGAGGGAAAAAGAGAGGAGGCAGAAGCGAAATTAAAAAGAGCTGTTGAGATTTATGAAGCAATTGGAAAATCAGATGTGTATTACTACAAAGCTTTGTTTGAGCTCGGAATAGTTCGGAAAGACAGGGCTATGCTGGAGAAAGTCCTGGCATTTTTCGAACACATAGGAAATAAGGTGTGGACGGAGAAGGTGAGGGAAACTCTGGGATAGCTCTGTCTGAAAGATTGTGCAAAAAGCCAAATACCCTCTTTCCATTGAGTCAACAATGAAGTCAGAAACAAAACGCCACATCATATTTCTCTGTGCTGCAATTGCCCTCGTTGGATTCTTCACCCAGCTTTTTCCCCACTCTTTTGATCATCCAGTTGTGCCTGACGAAAAAGCGTACTATCAGTGGGCTCTTCTTTACTCTGAAGGAAAGTTTGCGGTACGATTGGAGGATTGGTATGATGCCTTTGCTGTGAAGGAAGTTTATTTCAACCAAACCTGCCTATGCTCGATTTCACTGAACTATTCCGTTCTGGAAGACCATGGAATGTTTTTACTGGCTGGTAATGCTGTAATTGGTATTCCATCCTCCCTTCACATAAGGTTCTATCGCCTGGGAGAACCGCAGACACCACCCAAACTTCTTCTGGAGACAAACACAAGCGTAAATGGAGATTTTTCAATTCGTGAACTGCGGAGAGGTAATTATTTGCTGGGGGTAGCATATTTCAACGCTTCCTGGTTCCCTCCGATTAACCTCTTTCATAGGGAGATTGTGTCCCTTGGCACTCCCATGCCATACCACTTCTCACTTTCTGTGATTTCAAAAACCCAGCTGCAAAACAGCGCGTCACTGGAACTAAAAAATTCTGACATGCTTGGAAACCCAGTTCAAAATGCAATTGTAAATGTGACGAGGAAACAAACCCATGGTTTAGTTCCCGTTGCCAATACCAGAACAGACACCAATGGCTGTGCTACTGTAGTTGTCGACCAGCCGGGAAGCTATGTGGTTATTGCAAACAAGAGCGGTGCTGGTAAAGGTGCAATGTGTTCTGTGGTTGAAAAAGAGGGGCATCTTTATGCCGTGAATCACTGGCCGCCTGGTTACTCTCTAATCCTTGCCGCCTTCCTTAAGCTAGGAATTGCAAATTGCATAGGAGTGTTTTTTATGGCTCTTTGTGCGTTTACAATCTACATTGCTGGCAGAAGGTTGTTTGGTGCAGAAGTTGGGTTTTACGGTGCTTTGCTCCAGGTATTCTGCGGAATTGGAATCATGCTCGTTTTTGAAAAAGGGATGGCC contains:
- a CDS encoding sulfide/dihydroorotate dehydrogenase-like FAD/NAD-binding protein, whose product is MHQNEKSCSCSREAIWPECKFQIVRKERLAQNINLWEVTAPLIAERAQAGQFVMVRIHEKGERIPLTLADWDKSKGTITLVFMEIGKTTKQMGLLKECDCVPDLIGPLGAPTHVEKFGTVVCVGGGVGVAPAFAVARAMKSAGNKVINIMGARTKDLLFWENKMRSVSDELIVTTDDGSYGRKGVVTEPLKEVLEREKVNLVFAVGPAIMMKFCAATTKPFNVKTVVSLNPIMVDGTGMCGCCRVTVGGETKFACVHGPDFDGHLVDWNEFMARQRIYLEEEKLSLQLWENQMKGVQ
- a CDS encoding tetratricopeptide repeat protein, with product MNLVTRERILVHLSLYSRYENDFEVPDAISQEGIAEAVYAPRAHVSAVLKEMREAGVVYSKLAHVSRGLRRKNVYFLTEKGKESAKPLIAKIKAEMPEAVDDLQTLMQRIAGKSERVLEKRTIELFGRDLEIKKVNEFLATGNGRILVIYGLPGIGKTHLLLYIAQLHALPYIDFPQPVSSLSEFYTTLANGLAKKGRFRLKKNLQRNGYSPEVRALAIEEMNGLTVCMDNIQNLWTMQEELRNFLAENVKLIVATRERPSFYTERDVASGQMVEIQLPALDESASVLLLAKEGVNEREQRSEIYAKAGGHPLMMLLLAKGGTVANWKYLFDEVFSKLSASEKHVLQVLALAGEVPLLWEQLGIAEVMGLERKGLVYWVENSCYVHPLLRDFVVGAMGAQERQALGKEIWELVGKLSEAPALKVGMRVLVETENYEVLAAFLAEHFSEIIGMFETGFLETVVEKLRKLERGEIECMRAELAVRKGEWMHAIEILSGIKEKLPKFWEMEKSYILARAYNLGMDFARAIEVADKGYRRFQHPKFLLVKGRAYAGMGELDKAMEVFLDALAAGAEQGIALAELGNLLMDKGDYEQAVGYFERAIEATPDGGIKNKIRINLAISEVNLGKREKAAALLHNVLKETEDTGELINYGFAAVNLAHVLLEEKPEEAETLASKALKIAEKLDLELLEAPALINLGKAEIALGREEEGKRKVAMGEEKYALLRANSKK
- the gltA gene encoding NADPH-dependent glutamate synthase; its protein translation is MAKLNLERTHLPKQKPEERVKNFNEVALGFTEDLAVKEAERCLQCPKHPCIDGCPVNNDIPGFIKAIKERNFVEAVRVLKKTNALPGICGRVCPQEKQCEAVCTLAKKNAPIAIGALERFVADWARAHPDMVPKDEIAPPTGKKVAVVGSGPAGLTCAADLAKMGHRVTIFDALHYAGGVLMYGIPEFRLPKQIVQEEVDYVASLGVEIRLDTVIGRMVTVDELLQKYDAVFLGTGAGLPMFLNIPGENLNGIYSANEFLTRINLMKAYLFPEYDTPVKKGKRVAVIGGGNVAMDAARCAKRIGYEEVYVVYRRGKAEMPARAEEVENAEEEGIIFKFLTNPKRFIGDEKGWVKAMECYEMMLGEPDASGRRKPIPKPNSEFTMEVDAVIVALGTSPNPLVSSTTPGLETTKHGTLVTDEKTGKTKKDRVWAGGDAVTGSATVISAMGAGKRAAKDIDAWLRGR
- a CDS encoding ATP-binding protein, whose product is MSTIRLPPEFVARENEFGFLKRRLENAMHGAGSTIFIGGESGVGKTRLVEELIAVAEQNGFQVFRGQCFLESLAPYAPISAMLKEAELEHLLALKDFEGCRVHLNDAGEIAGEISAKDVEAQFLLISGRLLSAEGKREEAEAKLKRAVEIYEAIGKSDVYYYKALFELGIVRKDRAMLEKVLAFFEHIGNKVWTEKVRETLG
- a CDS encoding DGQHR domain-containing protein — its product is MESPSKKEENDEIVEFISKIEKTDKAFQRMLIRRKVRDIRDFYRNANEQPLIPGAILLYTPEKLDFKPLENYDTVGNLTEPREKYYIIDGQHRLAGLYFYAKENSENIKNIYVPVMIFDGRQEDFAAEMFVIINSTHTKINKSHLVDLMEKVTFSTSKEKKLAAKVVIGLYEDARSPLRYKINRLGGRSRQEKWILQSELFNEIYKLVNDEKIRKKFGDVSWFDSKITCTVTELFIDWFKAVSNVFSPEWGDKKYMITESVTLKAFVRVLGELLKDNTTFDEWMRDKAPRVFEQKIAKWSNIKNKFRRDGFYERYPAKGQVERVKIIKDDLIRNM